TTGCCGTTGTCCACGGAGGTCAGCGAAAGATGGCGGATCTTGGCGAGGTAGGTGTTGTCGTAGCCAACCAGTGAGAGGTCCCCGGGTACAGCCAACCCTTGGTCATCCGCGGCCGATAATGCGCCGATGCAGGCGATGTCGTTGTACGCGAAAATCGCGGTAGGGCGTCCCGGCCTCGAAAGCAGGCGGGTTGCGGCCGCGTAGGCCGACTCCTCGCTTACCCCGCCGGACACGACCACCGGTTCCAGTCCGGCGTCGAGCATTGAGCGCTCGAACGATTCCCGCCGCAGCCTGCCAACGATGCCGGGCCCTTGCAGGTGCGCGATTCTCCGGTGACCCAAGTGCAAAAGGTGCTCGGTGGCTTGCCGGGCGCCGGCGTCGTCGTCATTGACCACAATGTCCACCCCGGGAAGTTCAGGTTCGCGCGTGCCGGCCAGTACCACCGGAATGTTCCGCGAGGCAGCTTCGATCGCGGCGGACTCGAGGGTTGTACCCACCACCACCAGGCCATCGATGCGCTGTTCCAGCAGCGTCTCCACGGAGCTCCGGCCTACGCGGTTATCCGTGTACGAGTCGGCCAGGACCGGAGAAACCCCTGCGGCGTGCAGCGATGCCGTGAGCCCTTCCAGCAACTCCACGAACCATGGATTCCGGATGTCGTTGAGCATCACGCCAACAGTTCCGCTGCGCGGCCCGGACAAGCGCTGGGCCAGGCGGTTGGGCCGGTAACCCAGTTGCTCCATGGCTTCCAGGACAGCACGACGGCGGCTCTCGCTCACGTTAGCGGAGCCTTGGAGGACCAGCGACACCAGGGACTTGGAAACGCCGGCAGCACTCGCCACATCACGGATGGTGGGTTTTGGTGCCGCCACTTTGGGCGCGTCAGTCACGGTGCTGCTTCCTCTCGGTCCGGCGGAATCGGCTCGATCTTCAAGCTTAGGGGTTGACGAGACCCTGTTCCTCACTCCAATATGGACCGGTCCAAGTAAATTCCAAAGAGTCAATGAGGATCTTGTATGAGTGCACCGAATTCGCGGCAGTTGGTCGCCGGGATGGTAGGCGGGGGGCCGGGGGCCGACATCGGCAAGACCCACCGCTACGCCATGCGGCTGGACGGCCACTACGATCTGCGGGCCGGGATCTTCGGCCGTGACCGGAGCAATTCCCGGCAGGTCGCCGTCGAACTTGGCGTGGCCGCGGACCGCAACTACGCTGACGTCGCGGAGATGGCAGCCGCTGAGGCGGCCCGCGAAGACGGCGTGGATGTGGTGGTGATCGCTACGCCCAACGACAGCCACTTCCAGCTCGCCAAAGCCTTCCTGGACAAGGGCATCTCAGTGGTGTGCGAGAAGCCGTTGACCCAGGACTCCGCCACGGCTGCGGAGCTCGTCCGGGTCGCGGACCAAAACCATGCAATCCTCGCGGTCCCGCACTGCTACTCCGCCTACGCCATGGTCCGCCAGGCCGCGCGGATGGTCCGCAAGGGCGAGCTGGGCGCCATCCGGTTTGTCGACGTCGAACACGCCTCCGGCTGGGCGGCGACGCCGCTCGAAGAACTCGGCCACAAGCAGGCCGGCTGGCGCACCAACCCGGACATCGCCGGTTTCCCGAGCGTGGTGGGCGACCTGGGTACGCATGCCTTCCACCTCCTGCGCTACATCACGGGCCTCGAAGCCGAGCGCCTGTCCGGGCGGCTGCAAACGTTCGTGCCCAACCGTCGCGTCTTCGACAACGCCACCGTGGAACTCGAGCTGACCGGCAACGTCCCCGCACGGCTGTGGGCCAGCATGGCTGCCACCGGCCACAACCACGGCCTCCGCATCCGCGTTTACGGCGAAAAGGGCAGCCTCGAGTGGCTGCACGAGGATCCGCACCACCTCAAGGTGCAGGACCTCGCTGGTGCCACCACCATCCTCACTCACGGTCTCAGCACACTGCACGACGACGCGTCCCGGCTCACCCGGGTGGGCCTCGGCCATCCGGAAGGCTTCCTTGAGGCCTTCGCCAACTTCTACTCAGACCTCGCCGAGTCCCTGCGCGCCCGCCGTGACTCCACGCCACTCCCGGAGCGTGATCTCTCCTTCCCGACCGGCATTGACGGCCTGGTCGGTGTCCAGTTCGTTGAGGCCGTCGCCGCCTCCCACAACGACGATTCCGCGTGGAAAGTCCCCGCGTTCGCCCTCGAGAAAGCAGTTGCCTGACATGCCCCGTTTCGCCCTTCTGGGAGCCGGCTTCATCGGTTCGGTCCATGCCGCCAACCTGGCCGCCCACCCCGGCATCGATTTCCGCCTGGTGTACGACGTTGACCAGCAGCGGGCGGAGGCACTCGCCGTCGCGCACGGAGCCGTAGCCGCGACCTCGCTTGAGGAAGTCATCGACCCATCCCGGATCGATGCTGTCTTTATCGCCTCCTCCACCGATACGCACGCTGAACACCTGCGCCGGGCTGCCGCCGTCGGAATTGCCGCTTTGTGTGAGAAGCCCATCGACCTGGACCTTGACCGCGCCCGGGAAACCGCGGCGTTCGCGCAGCAGAGCGGCGTGGCCGTGATGGTGGACTTCAACCGCCGCTTCGATCGCGACTATGCCGAACTCAAGCGCGTGGTGGACTTGGGGGAGATCGGCAAGGTGGAGCTCATCCAGCTCACCTCCCGCGGACCGTCCATGCCGCCGCTGTCCTACGTGGCCGTCTCCGGCGGCCAGATGCGCGACCAGACCGTCCACTTCTTCGACCTCGCGCGGTGGCTTTCAGGCTTGGATCCGGTGGAAGTCTTCGCAACGGGTTCGGCTCTGGCTGAGCCGGGAATCGCGCAGTACGACGACGTCGATACCTCCGCGGTCACGTTGCGGCTCCCCGGAGGGGCCTTGGTCCAGATCGATTCCGTGCGCCGCACCGGTTACGGGTACGACGAGCGGATCGAGATCATGGGCTCCGAGGGAATGGTGGAAGCCCGCCGGCACCGCAACGGCGCAGTCTCCCGGTACTCCGGTGCGTCCGTGGTGGACGATGGCCTCCACCCCGGCTGGTTCGAACGCGTCCAACCGACGTATGCCGCAGCGTTGGCGGCGTTCGTGTCCTCCCTCGAAGGCGGTGCCGCCCCGATCCCGACCCTGGACGACGGACTGAAAGCCCAAGCCATCGCCGAGGCCGCCACGCTCTCCCTGCGCTCCGGCCGCATGGAACCCATCAAGTACTAACCCAACTAGGTCGCATTTGTGCGCGTTTTGACGGCTCAGAACGCGCACAAATGCGACCCAGTTGGGAGGGGTGGGGGCAGGGTTAGGCGAACGCGGCGCGGAAGGCCGACAGTGCTGCGTCGCCTGCCTCGACTCCCTGGCCGCCGATCGCACCCGCCTCCATGCCGATCACTCCCGCATACCCGGCGTCCCGTAGTGCCTTGGCGATGGCCGGGTAGTTGATTTCTCCTGTCCCGGGCTCGAATCGACCGGGAACGTCCGCCACCTGGATCTCCCCGATGTCCGGCCCGGCCGCACGGACCAGTTCGATCAGGTTCCCTTCGCCGATCTGTGCGTGGTAGAGATCCAGCATCATCTTCACGTTCGGATGGTCCACTGCCCGCACCAACGCAAGGGTGTCCTTTGCCCGCGCCAACGGGATACCCGGGTGGTCAAGGGTCGTGTTGAGGTTCTCCAAGGCGAACGTGATGCCATGCTGTTCGCCCAAGGCGCCGAGCTTCTCCAACGTGCGGAGCCCGGTCAGCCACATTTCTCCCGTGGACCGGTGGGTGGGCCGGACGGCACGTCCACCTTCGCCCAGTTCCGCCGGGTGGACCACCATTCGTTCCACCCCCAGCTCCAATGCGGTGGGGATCAGCTTCTCTGCCGAGGCCAGCACTTCATGGGCATTTGAAGGATCGACGACGCTGCCGCCGAAGTAGCCGCTCATCGACGAGAACCGGGCTCCCGTCGCGGCGAGGGCAGGGATGTCCTGTCCACGGGTGTCCCACAGTTCCACGTCGAAGCCGTGGTCGTGGATCCTGCGCACCCGGTCGATCAGGGGCAGCTCGCCGTAGACCATCTCTGCGCAGACTGCCAGGCGGAAGCTCATGCTCCCTGCAATTCCACGAAGCCCTGCAATTCCACGGCACCTTCGGCGGCCCGCAACTCTGCAATGTCGGACACCTCAACAGGCAGGCCGGTTGCCGCGGACTTGACCGCGGCCAGCGCCACAGCCAAGGCATTCCGCGCGTCCACACCACCCGGCGCTGCCACGGCGGCAGGCGCAGTGGCCGCCGTCGTACCCTCCGGTGCATAGCCCCGCCGAACGGCGACGTCGTGCACAAAGTGCGCAAGTTCGGCCGTGTACGCGTCACGGAACAGATCGATGTTCAGCCGCGTGGTGTCCGAGGTGACCCCTGCGGCCGTAAAGCTGGTGGCGTTCGTGGCCTGCGGCGAACCCGCCGTGACCATGCCGGCGGAGCCGAAGACCTCGCCGCGGACGTCGTATCCGTAGAGGGCGTTGAAATTGGCCTCCGCCACGGCGATTGCGCCGTTGCTGTAAGTGACGGTCACGACGGCGGTATCCAGCAGGCCGTCCGGCTTCGCCTCGGGTGCCACCAAGGCATCCGCAACTGCGTGGACCTTCACGGGCACGGCGCCCGGGTTGAGCCAGTTGAGGGTGTCGAAGTCGTGGATCAGGGTCTCCAGGAAGATGGTTCCCGGTGCGATGCGTTCAGGGTTCCTGATGCCGGCCTCGGTCCCGGGGTCGCGCGTCAGCGAGCGAAGCAATTGCGGGGTCCCCACCGTGCCGCTGTCGATCAGTTTGCGTGCGGCCGCGAAGTCGCTGGAGTAGCGCCGGTTGAAGCCGAAGCGGAGTACGACGCCGGCGCTCGCCGCTGCGTCGATGGCGGCGTCGAGTTCATCCAGGGTGGCGCCGCCGGGCTTCTCGCAGAAAACGTCCTTGCCCGCGTGTGCGGCGGCCGTGATGAGGTCGGAGTGGAAGCGCATGGGTGCGGCGATGAGGACCGCATCAACGTCCGGATCCGCGAGGACATCCTGGACGTCCGTGCTGATTTTTCGAACACCCAAGGTGGAAGCGAGTTCCTGAACTGCGGGAAGAACGGGATCGGTCATTGCTTCAAGGTGTGCTGTTGGAATGCGCTTGGCAATGGACTCGGCGTGGAATTTGCCGATCCAGCCTGCGCCGATCAAGGCAACGCGTACGGGCTGGTCTGCGGCGGCGGGGTGATGGAGGTAGCTCAACGGGACTCCTATGCTTCTAGATCGTTCTAGTGGAATCATGGTGGCACAGGGACCGTCGGCTGTCTAGATCGTTCTAGTCGTTCGGCGCCGACTTTCGGGCGGCACTCTTTTTTGTTGTCCGAGTGGCCAGAAGGATATGGAGGACGGGCGCCAACAGCAGGAGGAGCATGATGCACACTGCTGCTCCTAGCCCGGTGACCAAAACCAGCCCGGTCATGAGGAGGACGTGGACATCCAGCTTCTCAAAGGTGGGGCTTGCCAGTGCAACAAGAAAAAGGGGTTTCACCGCACACGCTCCTGCACCGCAAAGGTTGTCGTTAATGGACCAGTAGGTTGCGGGGGCCGAACGTGTTGGCGTTTCGCGCCTTAGAGGTAATCCCCTGCGTGCTTGTTTGCCAGTTCCATGAGCGTGGATTGGAACGCTACTTCTGCCGGAGCGTAAACCTTGTCTTGCCGCTGCGCGAGCAGGATGCGGCGCATAGGTGCGGCGTCCCCCAGGTGGATGACCTTGACGTCGGGGTGTTGCAGGGCCACGGCGGTCCGGGGGACCATCGCCACGCCCATGCCGACGCTGACCATCGCCTGCGCCTCCTGGTAGTCATTGGCGAGGAAGCCGATGGACGGTTCAAAACCGGCGTCGTGCGCCGAGCGTTTGAGCACTTCCACAACGGGGTGCGCCTCGGCGCGGACAATCCATGATTCCTTGCTCAACTCCTCCATGCGGACTTCGTCCCGCTCAGCCAGGGGGTGACTGCGGGAGATGAGAAGGACGGTGCTTTCCTGGAAAACCTCGGTGACGCGGATCGCGTCGTCGTGAAAGCGGTTCCAAGGGTAGTCCCACAGCAGGCATAACCCCGTGACGCCCGACTGCAGGTCGGAGACGAGTTCGTCGAAGCGTGCGCTCCGGAGTGACAGTCCGATTGCGGGGTAGCGCTTCTTGAAGACCCGGATCACCAGGGGAAGGAAGGACCCGGCCAGCGTGGGAAAGGTCCCTACCGCCAGTGACCCGCGCTTGAGTCCGGCTATCTGGGCAAGATCGGCTTGGGCGGCCATCATCTGTTCAACGATCTTCCGGGCGTGACCCGCCAGGACCTGCCCCGCCTCCGTGGGGACGACGCCCCGGGAGCGGCGGTTGAGCAATGGCTGTCCGACTTCCTGCTCGAGCTTCCGGAGTTGCTGCGAGACCGCCGACGGCGTGTACATCATCAATTCCGCCGCTGACGTGATGGAGCCCTGCTCAACCACTTCCACCAGGAGGGCCAGGCGTCGGATATCAAAAAGACTTTGGGAATCATCGTTAAGCAATGCTTTACCCCTCCTCAGGATTGGTTCATTCTATGCATTCACGGGGTTGATCCCGGCACTTCAGTACCGATTCTGACGAAAGAGGGGGGTTCCATGCCGGCGTTCTGTGCTTTGCTGCCAGTGAATGAAGCACTGCTACATCCCCATCAAGAAGTCCAACATTGTCTTCATTTGTGATCTGGCTCATTCTCGAAATATCCCCTCAACACCCGGGGCGTCGAGAAGCAAGGAATAGACCATGAAGATCCAAGCAGAATGGATGCGCGGCGGCACCAGTAAGTGCTGGGTGTTTGAATCAGCACAGCTGGAGAAGACCCAAGCAAGCCCGGATGTCTTGCTTCCGCGCCTCTTCGGCAGTCCGGACCACCGCCAGATTGATGGCGTGGGCGGAGCTACCTCCACAACCAGCAAGGCGATGATCCTGCACAGGCCGCAGGCCGGCGATGTAGATGTCGAGTTCACTTTTGCCCAGGTAGGCATCGAGGAAGCGGCGGTGGACTGGGGCAGCAACTGCGGCAACTGCTCGGCCGTGGTTGGCCTGTACGCGATCGAGAAAGGCTGGGTGGTTCCACGCGGTGACGTCACCCGAATCGTCACCCGCAATACGAACACCGGGCAGATCATCATCCAACGGATAGCCACCCCGGATGCCGGCCTTCCTGCCGAGCCCCTGGCGGAAATGCCCGGAGTGCCGTTCCCCGGACACCAGGTGGGGCTTGGATTCCTGGATCCCGCAGGCAAGACCACCGGCCGCCTCCTCCCGTCCGGCGCGGCGATTGATGCCCTGACGGTGGGCGGCACCACGTGGAACGTCTCGATGGTGGATGCCGGCGCTCCGGTGGTGATCATCAGGGCCGAAGACCTTGGCCTGGATCCGGAGGCGTACGAATCCTGGTTCGGCGGCGTCGAGCTGCTGCTGCAAACCTTGGAACGGATCCGTCGCCAGGCAGCCGTGCGCATGGGCCTGGCCGCAACGGCCGGCGCGGCGGCCAGGGCCATTCCGAAGGTCGCCATCGTCGCTCCTCCGCCGTCCACCGATCAAGGGAGTGACGCCGGCATCATGATGCTGTCCATGGGTAAGCCCCACCCCGCGCTGGCGATTACAGGAAGCATTGCGCTCACGCTCGCAGCCAGGACGCCAGGCACGGTAATGCATCGGTTCCTGGGAGGTTTCGCATCGCCGACGCTCCGGTTGCGCACTCCGGCGGGCGTCATCGAAACATGGAGCGAGGAACGGGACGGTTCCCTGCTCGTCGGCGTGGACCGGACGGCCCGCACCATTGCCTCCACCACCATCCATCTCCCCGAAACCCTCGATATCAAGGCACCCGAGGCAGGGGCTTCCCTTGCCGGCGCTACTCGATGACGAGGCCGCTGCTCAATGAAGAGAGAGCCATCATGACCACAAAGATTGCAGAAAAGACCACCCCAACCCCCGCGTCGCAGGACCAAACTGCGCCACCCAAGCGTCGTCGTCGTATTCTTCTGGTGACGGCAGCCGTCATCGCCCTTCTGGGCATGGCCGCCCTCCTGTTCGGGGGTGTCCCGGGCACCTCTTCGGCCGCCTCGGATACGGAGCCGACCATGACCATCACCCAGATCATTCCCTTGGTCATCCTCGTCGTGATGTTCGTCGTTGCCACCAAGTGGCCGCTCAACATCGGCGTCATGGGCCTGGTTGCCTCGTTCGGCGTGGGCTACTTCGTCCTTGGCATGACGGACAAGCAGATCCTGGAGGAATTTCCCGCCAGCATCGTCCTGACCATCATTGGTGTCACCTACTTCTTCAGCATGGCGCAACGCAACGGGTCCATCGACATCATTGTGCAGAGCTGTGTCCGTCTTGTCCGCGGCAAGACCATGATGCTTCCGTGGGTGTTCTTCCTGATGGCCGCTGCCCTGACGGCGCTGGGAACCTTCTCTCCTGCAGCAGTAGCACTCCTGGCCCCGGCTGCCCTCGGCCTCGCCTACGAGTCCCGCCTCCACCCCGTCCTGATGGGGGCCTTCGTCATCAATGGTGCCCACGCCGGCGGTTTCTCGCCGCTATCCGTGGCCGGCGTGCTGGTCCACGACATCGCCAACAAGAACGGTTTCCCCATCGACCAGGGTGCGCTCTTCCTGGCCAGCTTCGCCCTTAACTTCATCCTGTCCGCGCTGACGATCGTGCTGTTTGCGCTCCTCGGCAAGCTCCGGGACAAGCATTCCAACGAATACACCGCCCTGGACACTCCGCGCATCGGACGGCCCACGGGGCAGCAGTTCTTCACGCTGGCCCTGATCGTCGCCATCCTCGTTTGCACCTTGGGCTTCCACATGCCGATCGGGTTCGTGGCCCTGTCCGCAGGCCTGCTGCTGGCGTTCGTCAACATCAAGGAACACCAGACCTTCATCGGTGGCGTCTCGTGGTCCACCGTCCTGCTGGTCGCCGGCATGATCACCTACGTCTCCTTGCTCCAGCACGTCGGCGTGATCGATACGCTGGCCGAGATGGCCCTGGCTCTTGGAGCGCCCCTGCTGATTGCCCTGGTTCTTTGCTACGTCATTGGCGTCGGCTCGGCGTTCGCATCGTCCACCGCCCTGTTGACCGCATTTATCCCCATGGCGGGCCCGCTGCTGGCTACCAGTTCCCTCAGTGCGTCGGGTACGGTGGCGGCCCTTGCCATCGCTGCAACCGTTGTGGATGTATCGCCCTTCTCCACTGACGGAGCCCTGGTGGTGGCGAACGCCCGGGAAGCAGACCGCCAGCGCGTCTACCGCCAGCTGATGATGTACGCCGGCGGAGTTGTCCTCGCCGCTCCGGCCCTCGCTTGGGCGCTGCTGGTTCCCACGGGAATCATGTAGCAGCCACAGCCCGCCGGACCTCCGTCCGGCAGGTGCCAAGGGGACCTGCGTTCCCACGCAACAGGAAACCCGACGGTCGGGTGCAGGTCCATCATCGGCACAAAACGAAGGCAAGGCGACCCCTGGTCGCCTTGCCTTCGTTTTGCCCTGAGACCCGCCCGGCGCTCCCTCCCTCTGGTCCCGGCCAGGAACACAGAATCCTGCCCCTCAAGTGCCGTCCGGAGGCAGCGCCAAAATATTGCTCAGAACCCAGCGTCACGATCCCGCGAAGGTGCACACATAACCAGTGCCCTAGTCGTTGAACCGCGTGCTGCGCCGTCGCCCTTTTCGGCCCATGCCGCGTGATCAACGCTGAGTTAGCAGTGAGGGATGTGGCGGGTTCTGGGGCCCGCCCGGGGCGCCGTCACTGCGTATAACCGGGCTAGTGCGGTCGGTCGTCTGAGTCGCGGCCGGCCGCACGTCTATCCTTGAACGCAGACCTGCGGGTTGAGTCTTAGATCGTTCTATAGACTGGCTCTCCGAGCAGAGGAGGGCCATGACCGGCAAGCGGCCAACGTTGATGGACGTCGCGGAAGCGGCGGGTGTCTCCCGCGCCCTCGTATCCATCGTCATGCGGGACGCCCCCGGTGCATCCGAAGCCACGCGGCGCAAAGTCCAGGAAGCAGCCCGGCTGCTGGGCTACCGCCCGGATAGCCGCGCCCGCCTCCTGCGGAGCAGCCGTACCAGGCTCCTGGGGGTGACGTTTTCAACCTCGCACGCCTTCCACGCCGAAATCGTGGACGCGGCGTACGCGGCGGCGGGTCAGCGTGGCTACGAGCTTGCCCTGAGTGCCGTTACCCGGGACCGGACGGAAAATCACGCTGTTGAGGCGCTTGTGGACTTGGGCTGCGAAGCCTTGATCATGATCTCGCCCACCCTGGATGAACAGGAACTTGCCGGGTTTGCCGCGCGGCTTCCCGTGGTCAGCCTCCTCCGTGACGACGTAGGGGAGTCCCTCGACTCAGTCAGCAGTGACGACCGCGAGGGAATCCGCATCGCCCTGGGGCACCTCACCTCGCTGGGCCACACGCGAATCGCCCACGTCGACGGCGGCAGCATGGTGAGCGGTCCGCAGCGCCGGGAGGCCTACCTTGCCGAAATGGCCGGGCTGGGCCTGGAACCAAGGGTGATTCCGGGCGGTCCCACCGAAGAGGACGGAATACGGGCCGGACGCGAACTGCAGGACAATCTGCCCACCGCCGTGCTCGCGTTCAATGACCGCTGCGCACTGGGGATCCTGGAAAGCCTCCGCGCATCCGGACTCCGCGTTCCGCAGGATGTTTCCGTGCTGGGCTATGACGACAGCCAGTTCGCCCGTTTGAGCTACATCCGGTTGTCCTCGATCAGCCAGGACGCGCCGCTCCTGGCGAGTGCCGCCGTCGACCGTGCCATCCAGCGCTTGGAAAGTACGACGCCGGCCGCCCACCTTGTCCGGATCCCTCACCTGGTGGTTCGCGGCACCACCGGGCCCGCGCCAAGCGGCGGGACCCGCTAGCGCGCTACCCCTGGTTGTGCGGCAGCTGGGCTAAGCGTCCGACGGCGGGGTCTCGCCGTCGTCTCCTGCCTCGCCGCCTTCAGCGGGGTCCTGGGTGTGTGCGCCTTCGTCCTCGGGCTGCCAGCCTTCGGGCTGTCCTTCGGCCGGTGCGTCGGTGTGGTGGCGGGGCTGCTGTTCTTCGGGCGTATCGGTCGGGTTCACGGGGGGCTCCTTCGATCGGACCAAATCAGGCACAAGAAATTTATAAGTGTCCTTAGTATACGCCCGGGGTGGTGGGTGGCTTAGGCTGTGAAGAT
The Paenarthrobacter ureafaciens genome window above contains:
- a CDS encoding Gfo/Idh/MocA family protein, encoding MPRFALLGAGFIGSVHAANLAAHPGIDFRLVYDVDQQRAEALAVAHGAVAATSLEEVIDPSRIDAVFIASSTDTHAEHLRRAAAVGIAALCEKPIDLDLDRARETAAFAQQSGVAVMVDFNRRFDRDYAELKRVVDLGEIGKVELIQLTSRGPSMPPLSYVAVSGGQMRDQTVHFFDLARWLSGLDPVEVFATGSALAEPGIAQYDDVDTSAVTLRLPGGALVQIDSVRRTGYGYDERIEIMGSEGMVEARRHRNGAVSRYSGASVVDDGLHPGWFERVQPTYAAALAAFVSSLEGGAAPIPTLDDGLKAQAIAEAATLSLRSGRMEPIKY
- a CDS encoding LacI family DNA-binding transcriptional regulator; amino-acid sequence: MTGKRPTLMDVAEAAGVSRALVSIVMRDAPGASEATRRKVQEAARLLGYRPDSRARLLRSSRTRLLGVTFSTSHAFHAEIVDAAYAAAGQRGYELALSAVTRDRTENHAVEALVDLGCEALIMISPTLDEQELAGFAARLPVVSLLRDDVGESLDSVSSDDREGIRIALGHLTSLGHTRIAHVDGGSMVSGPQRREAYLAEMAGLGLEPRVIPGGPTEEDGIRAGRELQDNLPTAVLAFNDRCALGILESLRASGLRVPQDVSVLGYDDSQFARLSYIRLSSISQDAPLLASAAVDRAIQRLESTTPAAHLVRIPHLVVRGTTGPAPSGGTR
- a CDS encoding Gfo/Idh/MocA family protein, which translates into the protein MSAPNSRQLVAGMVGGGPGADIGKTHRYAMRLDGHYDLRAGIFGRDRSNSRQVAVELGVAADRNYADVAEMAAAEAAREDGVDVVVIATPNDSHFQLAKAFLDKGISVVCEKPLTQDSATAAELVRVADQNHAILAVPHCYSAYAMVRQAARMVRKGELGAIRFVDVEHASGWAATPLEELGHKQAGWRTNPDIAGFPSVVGDLGTHAFHLLRYITGLEAERLSGRLQTFVPNRRVFDNATVELELTGNVPARLWASMAATGHNHGLRIRVYGEKGSLEWLHEDPHHLKVQDLAGATTILTHGLSTLHDDASRLTRVGLGHPEGFLEAFANFYSDLAESLRARRDSTPLPERDLSFPTGIDGLVGVQFVEAVAASHNDDSAWKVPAFALEKAVA
- a CDS encoding Gfo/Idh/MocA family oxidoreductase; the encoded protein is MSYLHHPAAADQPVRVALIGAGWIGKFHAESIAKRIPTAHLEAMTDPVLPAVQELASTLGVRKISTDVQDVLADPDVDAVLIAAPMRFHSDLITAAAHAGKDVFCEKPGGATLDELDAAIDAAASAGVVLRFGFNRRYSSDFAAARKLIDSGTVGTPQLLRSLTRDPGTEAGIRNPERIAPGTIFLETLIHDFDTLNWLNPGAVPVKVHAVADALVAPEAKPDGLLDTAVVTVTYSNGAIAVAEANFNALYGYDVRGEVFGSAGMVTAGSPQATNATSFTAAGVTSDTTRLNIDLFRDAYTAELAHFVHDVAVRRGYAPEGTTAATAPAAVAAPGGVDARNALAVALAAVKSAATGLPVEVSDIAELRAAEGAVELQGFVELQGA
- a CDS encoding PrpF domain-containing protein encodes the protein MKIQAEWMRGGTSKCWVFESAQLEKTQASPDVLLPRLFGSPDHRQIDGVGGATSTTSKAMILHRPQAGDVDVEFTFAQVGIEEAAVDWGSNCGNCSAVVGLYAIEKGWVVPRGDVTRIVTRNTNTGQIIIQRIATPDAGLPAEPLAEMPGVPFPGHQVGLGFLDPAGKTTGRLLPSGAAIDALTVGGTTWNVSMVDAGAPVVIIRAEDLGLDPEAYESWFGGVELLLQTLERIRRQAAVRMGLAATAGAAARAIPKVAIVAPPPSTDQGSDAGIMMLSMGKPHPALAITGSIALTLAARTPGTVMHRFLGGFASPTLRLRTPAGVIETWSEERDGSLLVGVDRTARTIASTTIHLPETLDIKAPEAGASLAGATR
- a CDS encoding SLC13 family permease; its protein translation is MTTKIAEKTTPTPASQDQTAPPKRRRRILLVTAAVIALLGMAALLFGGVPGTSSAASDTEPTMTITQIIPLVILVVMFVVATKWPLNIGVMGLVASFGVGYFVLGMTDKQILEEFPASIVLTIIGVTYFFSMAQRNGSIDIIVQSCVRLVRGKTMMLPWVFFLMAAALTALGTFSPAAVALLAPAALGLAYESRLHPVLMGAFVINGAHAGGFSPLSVAGVLVHDIANKNGFPIDQGALFLASFALNFILSALTIVLFALLGKLRDKHSNEYTALDTPRIGRPTGQQFFTLALIVAILVCTLGFHMPIGFVALSAGLLLAFVNIKEHQTFIGGVSWSTVLLVAGMITYVSLLQHVGVIDTLAEMALALGAPLLIALVLCYVIGVGSAFASSTALLTAFIPMAGPLLATSSLSASGTVAALAIAATVVDVSPFSTDGALVVANAREADRQRVYRQLMMYAGGVVLAAPALAWALLVPTGIM
- a CDS encoding LysR family transcriptional regulator, whose translation is MLNDDSQSLFDIRRLALLVEVVEQGSITSAAELMMYTPSAVSQQLRKLEQEVGQPLLNRRSRGVVPTEAGQVLAGHARKIVEQMMAAQADLAQIAGLKRGSLAVGTFPTLAGSFLPLVIRVFKKRYPAIGLSLRSARFDELVSDLQSGVTGLCLLWDYPWNRFHDDAIRVTEVFQESTVLLISRSHPLAERDEVRMEELSKESWIVRAEAHPVVEVLKRSAHDAGFEPSIGFLANDYQEAQAMVSVGMGVAMVPRTAVALQHPDVKVIHLGDAAPMRRILLAQRQDKVYAPAEVAFQSTLMELANKHAGDYL
- a CDS encoding LacI family DNA-binding transcriptional regulator, with protein sequence MTDAPKVAAPKPTIRDVASAAGVSKSLVSLVLQGSANVSESRRRAVLEAMEQLGYRPNRLAQRLSGPRSGTVGVMLNDIRNPWFVELLEGLTASLHAAGVSPVLADSYTDNRVGRSSVETLLEQRIDGLVVVGTTLESAAIEAASRNIPVVLAGTREPELPGVDIVVNDDDAGARQATEHLLHLGHRRIAHLQGPGIVGRLRRESFERSMLDAGLEPVVVSGGVSEESAYAAATRLLSRPGRPTAIFAYNDIACIGALSAADDQGLAVPGDLSLVGYDNTYLAKIRHLSLTSVDNGNLAVGVEAGKFILERLTTPDLPARLHQVPSRLQVRGSSGDAPREG
- a CDS encoding TIM barrel protein, producing the protein MSFRLAVCAEMVYGELPLIDRVRRIHDHGFDVELWDTRGQDIPALAATGARFSSMSGYFGGSVVDPSNAHEVLASAEKLIPTALELGVERMVVHPAELGEGGRAVRPTHRSTGEMWLTGLRTLEKLGALGEQHGITFALENLNTTLDHPGIPLARAKDTLALVRAVDHPNVKMMLDLYHAQIGEGNLIELVRAAGPDIGEIQVADVPGRFEPGTGEINYPAIAKALRDAGYAGVIGMEAGAIGGQGVEAGDAALSAFRAAFA